The Vitis riparia cultivar Riparia Gloire de Montpellier isolate 1030 chromosome 3, EGFV_Vit.rip_1.0, whole genome shotgun sequence genome segment AAGAAGCACCATAAGTTGCAGCTGCAGCATACATGTTTGGATCATTCTGTGGCATTGCATATCCATAGCCGCCACCATACCCCTGCCCTCCATAATATGCCCCATTCCACTGGTTATTGGAATCATTTCTCCACTGCCAAGTTACAATGTAGTTCAAACAATCAAATAAGGCACAATCCAAGGATAAGAGCAAGATGATAGAAAGCaaatgcaaaaaaaagaaaaaaaagaaaagaaaaacaaatcaatgagaaaatgcAACTTGTTTCACTTAGGAATCGTCGATGCAAATTATTGATTCTCGTGCAATACAAAGTAAACCTCATTGCTTGACAACAAAAACGAGAGTATATTTCCAGAATATGTTATCATAGACTATAGTCATCACTGCAGACCAGAATAGAATAACTAAAAGTGAGATGGAGGAATAATCTCTAGTTGACTAAGGGAACCCTCATTAGGAATCTAGATGGAAAGTGCAATTACCTGCTTGCTTGCCGGATTACGGCCCCATGATAGACGAACAGTCTGCTTGCCAATAACAGTCCCATTCAATCTCTGTAGTGCATCCTCGGCACTGTTTCTgtaaacaaagacaacaaacaGGGAAGGTTATGCGCCTATCAAATCCATGTTAAAACATTacccaaattatttttattcagaAAGGCCTtttccactctttcaacttcTCCCATCACCGCCAAAcatttaccacttgagccacaCATCAAGAGTAATTGCAGCATCCATTATATTCCTTTTACTTTCCAACATTTTACTTAACATAAATAgtgaatattaaatttgaaagataaTACTCATAAATGATATTGAATGAATAACTAATGGCAGACTAATACAAATGTAAACTCTTGGCCATAATTTTACACTGTATATTCTACtctgtttaattaaaaaaggaaacaaataggTAGACAAACTGGGAATTTAACAATATCAAAAAAGTGTACCTGTTAGCAAATTGTACAAATCCACATCCTTTTCCAACTGGTATTTTTACAGATACAACCTCACCAAACTGAGAGAAAGACTGCCTGAGATCTTCATCGGTGACCTCAGAGTCAAGTCCTCCCACAAATATCTACAATAGAACAtggattaatgaaataaatagaatttgtGCTAGTAAATGCATCAGGGGAGAGCTGAACTCACCGTTGTATTAGTTGAGTCGCCATTAGCCTGGGAACCTTGGGCCACTGCACCATTTGACGCGTTTCCACCAGCCAAAACCAAAGctaattgaagaaaatatagTTAAATTTTTTGGTCAAATCCAGATTGGATGTGTAAAGGCATTAAATCAACTGCTTTCCGATCTACAATTTTAATCATCTACAAAAGCAGGTTCAGCACTTCAAATTAAGAAGAATATGCGGATATGCAATTGGCAAAATACAGAAAGAAGAGGAAGCATTGCAAGCTCAGAAAAAGTAGAAGTTCCGGAAAGGACTTATCTATATGTAAATCATGCAGCAAAGTATACAAGACAAACAGCTATGGAGAGAATCAATCagcataaaacaaaaaaattgaatgaactTTATGTAAAACTCACAGATCAAAGATATTGCAATATGATTTTAACACTCAGAGAATGGTATTACCTTGTGAAGAATACTGCTGTTGATAACCAGATGCCTTCTTGGGGGTGGCCACACCAATTCTCATGGGCCTACTTGAACAATAGATGCCATTCATTTCATTCATGGCCCTTGACCTCTCATTTTCATCACCAAACCTAACAAAACCATAACCTTTTGAGCGGCCAGTGTTTGAATCAGTGACAACCTTTGCACCTTTAACAGATGGATATCTAGTAGCAAAAGTTTCCTGCAATAATGCATCTGTAACATCTGAAGCTAGATCTCCCACAAATATAGACAGATCAGAACCAGCATCAGTACGTCTATCACCCGTGCTGAAAGTTGCCCAATTGAGGCGAAAGGGCTGCTCTGTATTTGGCATTAGGGTTCCATTATAGCTGTGCAAAATTTTCTCAGCTGTAGCACGCGAAAAGAACTCAACAAATCCATATCCCTCAGACTGTCCAGTCTGCTTATTACGAATTATCTTTATGGAAGAAACCTGCAGAGTTCATAACACCAAAAGTGAGCATGCTTGGGCATGGTGTAAAAAATTGAAAGCAGAATGTGCTGGTTGGGAAAAATTAAATGGCCAAAATGGATGGATGATTGTCTTTGTTATCAGAATGTATCCACAAGTCAGAAATGGTATATTCAACGATTCACGACAAATGTGGTAGATACAAACTGACAAGCACAAATGTCAGATGCAAACTATTATCTCACATTCAATTATATATGCAAGTGCAAAGGTTTCAAATTTGGAAGCAATCTCACCCAAGAAAACATGTGTCTTAAGGAAGAAATCTAGAATCACATAAATCAACCACCAAAATCATCTAAAAAATTAGGACTGAGGACTCAATGATGAACCGTTCAGGTACTTTGCTGATGAGCTTGTCACTTTCTACTCTCCATTGCAAGCAACAAGCATAGAACTGGAGATGTACTGCAGTCAATGGGATTCCATATCAAAAAACAGCCATTAAAGGAAAGGGGAAGTCACCAAGACAATGTATTAATGAGGATAGCTTGCTGTGGCTTTTGTCAATATTTTGGACTCTAAGCATCACACTTTTGAGGCTTTGATCAGGGGAGAGAGCTTATACCAAAATTCTAAATATGCAGCCCCTAGGATGAAGGTGCCTGCCATTTTCTCAGGCACATGTGAAGCAAGCACCACCTTATTTTCCACTTAGATCCTGCCATATGAGTGACCAAGAATCTAAACTAGAGCAGCAAGATTTCATGAAAATGTCAGTCATTATTTCATGTCTGAACAAAGTCTAAAATGGGTAACATTCATGTTCACAGAGACGTTAGGCTGAACATCTGTATTTTTTGAGAACACGGCCTGCATATCGCATTCCCAAATGCCTTATGCATGATTGCTAACTATAGTTAGATCCATAACCATATTGAAGCTGAGGTCATCCAAGAGAAAGAGGGAAACCCTGAGAGAAAAAGGGGCATTCAGTTTCTGTGATTAGGTTTCCTCTCTATGCTTAATTAATCATGGGAGGTAGTGCTACAAGGGTTTCTCCAGTCGCCTTCTTCTGCAGGATCTGCCAGCTGGAGGGACATGCTTTGGAGGAAGAGTGCAGCATCAATATTTTACACCAACATAGGGAAAGACTGGATGCAAGAATCTAAGGAA includes the following:
- the LOC117911204 gene encoding polyadenylate-binding protein RBP47-like isoform X1, which gives rise to MQTSNGGDMSQDHQQWMQQQQQQQQQQWMAMQYPAAAMVMQHQMMYPQHYMPYHHPQPPQQYQNQPPQHQMHGSTDEIKTLWVGDLHQWMDDNYLRTCFGHTGEVKVSSIKIIRNKQTGQSEGYGFVEFFSRATAEKILHSYNGTLMPNTEQPFRLNWATFSTGDRRTDAGSDLSIFVGDLASDVTDALLQETFATRYPSVKGAKVVTDSNTGRSKGYGFVRFGDENERSRAMNEMNGIYCSSRPMRIGVATPKKASGYQQQYSSQALVLAGGNASNGAVAQGSQANGDSTNTTIFVGGLDSEVTDEDLRQSFSQFGEVVSVKIPVGKGCGFVQFANRNSAEDALQRLNGTVIGKQTVRLSWGRNPASKQWRNDSNNQWNGAYYGGQGYGGGYGYAMPQNDPNMYAAAATYGAS
- the LOC117911204 gene encoding polyadenylate-binding protein RBP47-like isoform X2 — protein: MQTSNGGDMSQDHQQWMQQQQQQQQQQWMAMQYPAAAMVMQHQMMYPQHYMPYHHPQPPQQYQNQPPQHQMHGSTDEIKTLWVGDLHQWMDDNYLRTCFGHTGEVSSIKIIRNKQTGQSEGYGFVEFFSRATAEKILHSYNGTLMPNTEQPFRLNWATFSTGDRRTDAGSDLSIFVGDLASDVTDALLQETFATRYPSVKGAKVVTDSNTGRSKGYGFVRFGDENERSRAMNEMNGIYCSSRPMRIGVATPKKASGYQQQYSSQALVLAGGNASNGAVAQGSQANGDSTNTTIFVGGLDSEVTDEDLRQSFSQFGEVVSVKIPVGKGCGFVQFANRNSAEDALQRLNGTVIGKQTVRLSWGRNPASKQWRNDSNNQWNGAYYGGQGYGGGYGYAMPQNDPNMYAAAATYGAS